A window of the Canis lupus baileyi chromosome 1, mCanLup2.hap1, whole genome shotgun sequence genome harbors these coding sequences:
- the CKM gene encoding creatine kinase M-type: protein MPFGNTHNKFKLNYKPEEEYPDLTKHNNHMAKALTPEIYKKLRDKETPSGFTLDDVIQTGVDNPGHPFIMTVGCVAGDEESYQVFKDLFDPIIQDRHGGYKPTDKHKTDLNHENLKGGDDLDPNYVLSSRVRTGRSIKGYTLPPHCSRGERRAVEKLSIEALNSLTGEFKGKYYPLKSMTEQEQQQLIDDHFLFDKPVSPLLLASGMARDWPDARGIWHNDNKTFLVWVNEEDHLRVISMQKGGNMKEVFRRFCVGLQKIEEIFKKAGHPFMWNEHLGYVLTCPSNLGTGLRGGVHVKLAHLSKHPKFEEILTRLRLQKRGTGGVDTAAVGSVFDISNADRLGSSEVEQVQLVVDGVKLMVEMEKKLEKGQSIDDMIPAQK, encoded by the exons ATGCCGTTCGGTAACACCCACAACAAGTTCAAGCTGAACTACAAGCCTGAGGAGGAGTACCCTGACCTCACCAAGCACAACAACCATATGGCCAAAGCGCTGACCCCTGAAATCTATAAGAAGCTGCGGGACAAGGAGACCCCATCCGGCTTTACTCTGGACGATGTCATCCAGACAGGTGTGGACAACCCAG GTCACCCTTTCATCATGACCGTGGGCTGTGTGGCCGGTGACGAGGAGTCCTACCAGGTGTTCAAGGATCTCTTCGACCCCATCATCCAGGATCGGCATGGGGGTTACAAACCCACCGACAAGCACAAGACTGACCTCAACCATGAGAACCTCAAG ggTGGAGACGACCTAGACCCCAACTATGTGCTCAGCAGCCGCGTCCGCACGGGCCGTAGCATCAAGGGCTACACACTGCCCCCCCACTGCTCCCGGGGCGAGCGCCGGGCAGTGGAGAAACTCTCCATAGAAG CCCTCAACAGCCTGACAGGCGAGTTCAAGGGGAAATACTACCCTCTGAAGAGCATGAccgagcaggagcagcagcagctcaTCGACGATCACTTCCTGTTCGACAAACCCGTGTCCCCACTGCTGCTGGCCTCAGGCATGGCCCGAGACTGGCCCGACGCCCGCGGCATCTG GCACAATGACAACAAGACCTTCCTGGTGTGGGTGAACGAGGAGGACCACCTCCGAGTCATCTCCATGCAGAAGGGGGGCAACATGAAGGAGGTCTTCCGCCGCTTCTGCGTGGGGCTGCAGAAG ATTGAGGAGATCTTCAAGAAGGCCGGACACCCCTTCATGTGGAACGAGCACCTGGGCTACGTGCTCACCTGCCCATCCAACCTGGGCACCGGGCTGCGTGGAGGTGTGCACGTCAAGCTGGCGCACCTGAGCAAGCACCCCAAGTTCGAGGAGATCCTCACCCGTCTGCGCCTGCAGAAGCGGGGCACAG GTGGTGTGGACACAGCTGCTGTGGGCTCAGTGTTCGACATATCCAACGCCGATCGACTGGGCTCATCCGAAGTAGAACAGGTGCAGCTGGTGGTGGACGGTGTGAAGCTCATGGTGGAGATGGAGAAGAAGCTGGAAAAAGGCCAGTCCATCGACGACATGATCCCCGCCCAGAAATAG
- the MARK4 gene encoding MAP/microtubule affinity-regulating kinase 4 isoform X2, producing MSSRTALAPGNDRNSDTHGTLGSGRSSDKGPSWSSRSLGARCRNSIASCPEEQPHVGNYRLLRTIGKGNFAKVKLARHILTGREVAIKIIDKTQLNPSSLQKLFREVRIMKGLNHPNIVKLFEVIETEKTLYLVMEYASAGEVFDYLVSHGRMKEKEARAKFRQIVSAVHYCHQKNIVHRDLKAENLLLDAEANIKIADFGFSNEFTLGSKLDTFCGSPPYAAPELFQGKKYDGPEVDIWSLGVILYTLVSGSLPFDGHNLKELRERVLRGKYRVPFYMSTDCESILRRFLVLNPAKRCTLEQIMKDKWINIGYEGEELKPYTEPEEDFGDTKRIEVMVGMGYTREEIKEALTSQKYNEVTATYLLLGRKTEEGGDRGTPGLALARVRAPSDTTNGTGSSKGTSHSKGQRSSSSTYHRQRRHSDFCGPSPAPLHPKRSPTSTGDAELKEERLPGRKASCSAAGSGSRGLPPSSPMVSSAHNPNKAEIPERRKDSTSTPNNLPPSMMTRRNTYVCTERPGAERPSLLPNGKENSSGTPRVPPASPSSHSLAPPSGERSRLARGSTIRSTFHGGQVRDRRAGGGGGGGVQNGPPASPTLAHEATPLPTGRPRPTTNLFTKLTSKLTRRVTLDPSKRQNSNRCVSGASLPQGSKIRSQTNLRESGDLRSQVAIYLGIKRKPPPGYSDSPGV from the exons CATGGCACCTTGGGCAGTGGCCGCTCCTCAGACAAAGGGCCATCCTGGTCCAGCCGCTCCCTGGGTGCCCGCTGCCGGAACTCCATCGCCTCCTGTCCCGAGGAGCAGCCCCACGTGGGCAACTACCGCCTGCTGAGAACCATCGGGAAGGGCAACTTCGCCAAAGTCAAGCTGGCCCGGCACATCCTCACGGGCCgcgag GTCGCCATCAAGATCATTGACAAAACCCAGCTGAACCCCAGCAGCCTGCAGAAA CTGTTCCGAGAAGTCCGCATCATGAAGGGCCTAAACCACCCCAACATCG TGAAGCTCTTCGAAGTGATCGAGACGGAGAAGACGCTGTACCTGGTGATGGAATACGCAAGTGCCG GAGAAGTGTTTGACTACCTCGTGTCCCACGGCCGCATGAAGGAGAAGGAAGCTCGAGCCAAGTTCCGACAG aTTGTATCGGCTGTGCACTACTGTCACCAGAAAAACATCGTGCACAGGGATCTGAAG GCCGAGAACCTGTTGCTGGATGCCGAGGCCAACATCAAGATCGCTGACTTTGGCTTCAGCAACGAGTTTACTCTGGGCTCGAAGTTGGACACGTTCTGTGGGAGCCCCCCGTATGCTGCGCCAGAGCTGTTCCAGGGCAAGAAGTATGATGGGCCAGAGGTGGACATCTGGAGCCTCGGCGTCATCCTGTACACCCTCGTCAGCGGCTCCCTGCCCTTCGATGGGCACAACCTCAAG GAGCTGCGGGAGCGAGTCCTCAGAGGGAAGTACCGGGTCCCTTTCTACATGTCAACAGACTGTGAGAGCATCCTGCGGAGATTTTTGGTGCTGAACCCAGCTAAACGCTGTACTCTCGAG CAAATCATGAAAGACAAATGGATCAACATTGGCTATGAGGGTGAGGAGCTGAAGCCATACACGGAGCCCGAAGAGGATTTCGGGGACACCAAGCGAATTG AGGTGATGGTGGGTATGGGCTACACGcgggaagaaatcaaagaggccTTGACCAGCCAGAAGTACAACGAAGTGACCGCCACCTACCTCCTGCTGGGCAGGAAGACTGAG GAGGGTGGGGACCGGGGCACCCCGGGGCTGGCCCTGGCACGGGTGCGGGCGCCCAGCGACACCACCAATGGAACAGGCTCCAGCAAAGGCACCAGCCACAGCAAAGGACAGCGGAGTTCCTCCTCCACCTACCACCGCCAGCGCAGGCATAGCGACTTCT gTGGCCCATCCCCCGCACCCCTACACCCCAAGCGCAGCCCAACCAGCACCGGGGACGCGGAGCTGAAGGAGGAGCGACTGCCAGGCCGGAAGGCGAGCTGCAGTGCTGCCGGAAGCGGGAGCCGGGGGctgcccccctccagccccatGGTCAGCAGCGCCCACAACCCCAACAAGGCAGAGATCCCAGAGCGGCGGAAGGACAGCACGAGCACCCCT AACAACCTCCCTCCCAGTATGATGACCCGCAGAAACACCTACGTTTGCACAGAACGCCCTGGGGCTGAGCGCCCGTCCCTGTTGCCAAATGGCAAAGAGAATAG CTCGGGTACCCCACGGGTGCCCCCCGCCTCTCCCTCTAGTCACAGCCTGGCTCCCCCATCGGGGGAGCGGAGCCGCCTGGCACGCGGTTCCACCATCCGCAGCACCTTCCACGGTGGCCAGGTCCGGGACcggagggcagggggcgggggaggcgggggtgtGCAGAATGGGCCCCCCGCCTCTCCCACGCTGGCCCACGaggccacccccctgcccactgGGCGGCCCCGCCCCACCACCAACCTCTTCACCAAGCTGACCTCCAAACTGACCAGAAG GGTTACCCTCGATCCCTCTAAACGGCAGAACTCTAACCGCTGCGTTTCGGGCGCCTCTCTGCCCCAGGGATCCAAGATCA GGTCACAGACGAACCTGAGAGAATCGGGGGACCTGAGGTCACAAG TTGCCATCTACCTTGGGATCAAACGGAAACCGCCCCCCGGCTACTCCGATTCCCCTGGAGTGTGA
- the MARK4 gene encoding MAP/microtubule affinity-regulating kinase 4 isoform X1 has protein sequence MSSRTALAPGNDRNSDTHGTLGSGRSSDKGPSWSSRSLGARCRNSIASCPEEQPHVGNYRLLRTIGKGNFAKVKLARHILTGREVAIKIIDKTQLNPSSLQKLFREVRIMKGLNHPNIVKLFEVIETEKTLYLVMEYASAGEVFDYLVSHGRMKEKEARAKFRQIVSAVHYCHQKNIVHRDLKAENLLLDAEANIKIADFGFSNEFTLGSKLDTFCGSPPYAAPELFQGKKYDGPEVDIWSLGVILYTLVSGSLPFDGHNLKELRERVLRGKYRVPFYMSTDCESILRRFLVLNPAKRCTLEQIMKDKWINIGYEGEELKPYTEPEEDFGDTKRIEVMVGMGYTREEIKEALTSQKYNEVTATYLLLGRKTEEGGDRGTPGLALARVRAPSDTTNGTGSSKGTSHSKGQRSSSSTYHRQRRHSDFCGPSPAPLHPKRSPTSTGDAELKEERLPGRKASCSAAGSGSRGLPPSSPMVSSAHNPNKAEIPERRKDSTSTPNNLPPSMMTRRNTYVCTERPGAERPSLLPNGKENSSGTPRVPPASPSSHSLAPPSGERSRLARGSTIRSTFHGGQVRDRRAGGGGGGGVQNGPPASPTLAHEATPLPTGRPRPTTNLFTKLTSKLTRRVTDEPERIGGPEVTSCHLPWDQTETAPRLLRFPWSVKLTSSRPPEALMAALRQATAAARCRCRQPQPFLLACLHGGAGGPEPLSHFEVEVCQLPRPGLRGVLFRRVAGTALAFRTLVTRISNDLEL, from the exons CATGGCACCTTGGGCAGTGGCCGCTCCTCAGACAAAGGGCCATCCTGGTCCAGCCGCTCCCTGGGTGCCCGCTGCCGGAACTCCATCGCCTCCTGTCCCGAGGAGCAGCCCCACGTGGGCAACTACCGCCTGCTGAGAACCATCGGGAAGGGCAACTTCGCCAAAGTCAAGCTGGCCCGGCACATCCTCACGGGCCgcgag GTCGCCATCAAGATCATTGACAAAACCCAGCTGAACCCCAGCAGCCTGCAGAAA CTGTTCCGAGAAGTCCGCATCATGAAGGGCCTAAACCACCCCAACATCG TGAAGCTCTTCGAAGTGATCGAGACGGAGAAGACGCTGTACCTGGTGATGGAATACGCAAGTGCCG GAGAAGTGTTTGACTACCTCGTGTCCCACGGCCGCATGAAGGAGAAGGAAGCTCGAGCCAAGTTCCGACAG aTTGTATCGGCTGTGCACTACTGTCACCAGAAAAACATCGTGCACAGGGATCTGAAG GCCGAGAACCTGTTGCTGGATGCCGAGGCCAACATCAAGATCGCTGACTTTGGCTTCAGCAACGAGTTTACTCTGGGCTCGAAGTTGGACACGTTCTGTGGGAGCCCCCCGTATGCTGCGCCAGAGCTGTTCCAGGGCAAGAAGTATGATGGGCCAGAGGTGGACATCTGGAGCCTCGGCGTCATCCTGTACACCCTCGTCAGCGGCTCCCTGCCCTTCGATGGGCACAACCTCAAG GAGCTGCGGGAGCGAGTCCTCAGAGGGAAGTACCGGGTCCCTTTCTACATGTCAACAGACTGTGAGAGCATCCTGCGGAGATTTTTGGTGCTGAACCCAGCTAAACGCTGTACTCTCGAG CAAATCATGAAAGACAAATGGATCAACATTGGCTATGAGGGTGAGGAGCTGAAGCCATACACGGAGCCCGAAGAGGATTTCGGGGACACCAAGCGAATTG AGGTGATGGTGGGTATGGGCTACACGcgggaagaaatcaaagaggccTTGACCAGCCAGAAGTACAACGAAGTGACCGCCACCTACCTCCTGCTGGGCAGGAAGACTGAG GAGGGTGGGGACCGGGGCACCCCGGGGCTGGCCCTGGCACGGGTGCGGGCGCCCAGCGACACCACCAATGGAACAGGCTCCAGCAAAGGCACCAGCCACAGCAAAGGACAGCGGAGTTCCTCCTCCACCTACCACCGCCAGCGCAGGCATAGCGACTTCT gTGGCCCATCCCCCGCACCCCTACACCCCAAGCGCAGCCCAACCAGCACCGGGGACGCGGAGCTGAAGGAGGAGCGACTGCCAGGCCGGAAGGCGAGCTGCAGTGCTGCCGGAAGCGGGAGCCGGGGGctgcccccctccagccccatGGTCAGCAGCGCCCACAACCCCAACAAGGCAGAGATCCCAGAGCGGCGGAAGGACAGCACGAGCACCCCT AACAACCTCCCTCCCAGTATGATGACCCGCAGAAACACCTACGTTTGCACAGAACGCCCTGGGGCTGAGCGCCCGTCCCTGTTGCCAAATGGCAAAGAGAATAG CTCGGGTACCCCACGGGTGCCCCCCGCCTCTCCCTCTAGTCACAGCCTGGCTCCCCCATCGGGGGAGCGGAGCCGCCTGGCACGCGGTTCCACCATCCGCAGCACCTTCCACGGTGGCCAGGTCCGGGACcggagggcagggggcgggggaggcgggggtgtGCAGAATGGGCCCCCCGCCTCTCCCACGCTGGCCCACGaggccacccccctgcccactgGGCGGCCCCGCCCCACCACCAACCTCTTCACCAAGCTGACCTCCAAACTGACCAGAAG GGTCACAGACGAACCTGAGAGAATCGGGGGACCTGAGGTCACAAG TTGCCATCTACCTTGGGATCAAACGGAAACCGCCCCCCGGCTACTCCGATTCCCCTGGAGTGTGAAGCTGACCAGCTCGCGCCCGCCCGAGGCCCTGATGGCGGCCCTGCGCCAGGCCACCGCGGCCgcccgctgccgctgccgccagCCACAGCCGTTCCTGCTGGCCTGCCTGCACGGGGGTGCGGGCGGGCCCGAGCCCCTGTCCCACTTCGAAGTGGAGGTCTGCCAGCTGCCCCGGCCCGGCCTGCGGGGAGTGCTGTTCCGCCGCGTGGCCGGCACCGCCCTGGCCTTCCGCACCCTCGTCACCCGCATCTCCAACGACCTCGAGCTCTGA